One window from the genome of Rhizoctonia solani chromosome 15, complete sequence encodes:
- a CDS encoding F-box-like domain protein, producing MLLLRCWALYDKKRVIWVLCGGLIGAVVSGVVIVKFLLDRTMFLDNPFPTVFSGCVVMVPDYVWILYIVPLIYESSLFFLTIWRIYGLSKDFGATPLMQTLARNGMTYFATLVGIMILACIGGTIPPVKIAANGSGVLSAMSSVVCSRMIFSLYRISDKELRERQVSSRSRDDPDEGIIPHFAIPLQSLASTTVSCNISRLEQV from the exons ATGTTGCTGTTACGATGCTGGGCACTTTATGATAAAAA GCGGGTTATCTG GGTGCTGTGTGGTGGCTTAATCGGAGCTGTTGTCTCAGGCGTTGTTATCGTCAAGTTCTTACTGGAT AGGACCATGTTTCTGGATAATCCAT TTCCTACTGTGTTTTCTGGATGCGTCGTAATGGTACCGGATTACGTGTGGATACTATACATAGTACCATTGATATATGAATCGTCTCTGTTCTTCTTGACCATTTGGAGAATTTATGGTCTAAGCAAGGACTTTGGGGCGACACCTCTGATGCAGACGCTGGCAAGAAA CGGGATGACATACTTCGCGACCCTAGTTGGAATAATGATTCTTGCATGTATTGGTGGCACAATTCCTCCAGTAAAAATTGCTGCTAACGGTTCCGG AGTACTTAGTGCGATGTCCAGTGTAGTATGTAGTCGCATGATATTCTCCCTCTATCGTATCAGCGACAAAGAGCTCCGAGAACGACAGGTGTCTTCGCGCTCCCGTGATGACCCCGACGAGGGCATAATACCTCATTTTGCGATCCCATTACAATCTTTAGCTAGTACCACTGTGTCTTGTAACATTAGTAGGCTCGAGCAAGTATGA
- a CDS encoding actin-related protein 2/3 complex subunit 5: MADTAFRKIDVDKLEEDVLLATDLYDPDPRGPDGALADAKAKTGQVRTALSKGDTQGALSLILTDPPYGVEAEEAKAATTSSVFLVLASTKAADIPNILRSLEPEQHDTLMKYLYKGMALQNEATVEVNSSVLLTWHEKLTELAGTGCIVRVMTDRRVV, from the exons ATGGCCGATACTGCATTCCGTAAGATTGATGTGGACAAACTTGAGGAAGATGTTTTGTTAGCTACGGATCTGTATGACCCCGATCCTCGTGGACCTGATGGCGCGTTGGCGGATGCAAAGGCCAAGACTGGGCAGGTTAGGACGGCATTGAGTAA GGGAGACACCCAAGGGGCACTATCATTGATACTTACGGATCCTCCATACGGGGTTGAAgctgaggaggccaag GCTGCGACTACTTCTTCGGTCTTTCTCGTCCTCGCATCCACTAAAGCAGCTGATATACCTAATATTCTCCGCTCGCTCGAACCCGAACAACATGATACGTTGATGAAATATCTATACAAGGGGATGGCATTGCAGAACGAGGCAACAGTGGAAGTGAATAGCAGCGTCCTTTTGACATGGCACGAGAAG TTAACCGAGCTTGCTGGTACTGGGTGTATTGTTCGGGTAATGACCGACCGTAGAGTGGTTTGA
- a CDS encoding methylene-fatty-acyl-phospholipid synthase, giving the protein MDEMNKVNKRVVDHSYYQTHPTMSQVDLASLVDFNKRSFWVSVGTILWNPLFWNCVAQNEYHNKTITKTLRGNRYLGCYLLAITIFSLGMFRDAMYHNALKEQPASDLINPAIAKPLAAVLFVVGQTFVLTSTWALGITGTFLGDYFGILMSERVTGFPFNVVENPMYVGSTMCFAATALWYSSPAGLLLTLLVHIVYSIALRYEGPFTTMIYSRAAKQSKAQ; this is encoded by the exons ATGGACGAAATGAACAAAGTCAACAAGCGGGTGGTTGATCACTCA TATTACCAGACTCATCCGACAATGTCTCAAGTAGATCTTGCGTCGCTCGTTGACTTTAACAAGCGCTCGTTCTGGGTCTCGGTAGGAACGATTCTATGGAACCCTCTGTTCTGGAATTGCGTAGCGCAGAATG AATACCACAACAAGACAATTACAAAAACATTACGTGGAAATAGATACCTCGGTTGCTACCTGTTGGCTATAACCATCTTCTCCCTGGGAATGTTCCGAGACGCAAT GTACCATAACGCTCTCAAAGAACAACCGGCAAGTGACCTCATCAATCCGGCTATTGCGAAACCTCTCGCAGCTGTACTTTTCGTAGTGGGCCAGACATTCGTCTTGACTTCTACATGGGCCTTGGGGATAACTG GAACTTTCTTGGGCGATTACTTTGGAATCCTAATGTCTGAACGCGTCACTGGGTTCCCCTTCAATGTTGTGGAGAACCCGATGTACGTTGGGAGCACCATGTGCTTCGCTGCTACTGCCTTGTGGTACTCGTCTCCTGCTGGGCTCCTCCTAACGTTGTTGGTGCACATTGTGTATTCCATCGCACTTCGCTATGAGGG TCCTTTCACAACCATGATCTACTCTCGAGCTGCGAAGCAGTCCAAGGCACAGTAA
- a CDS encoding WD domain, G-beta repeat protein has translation MSRRSARKTNKVSYTELVEEQPESSTRSRTGNQALTSNGRESDNNTNTGADGETTSSGPPYHNANLVQTAGVQRTVEPEANSEIIPKNFTTKTRHVPRSVAREANARTRPCPAFFPDPAVRLAPGYTKTHGLFEEQILVQETGERDVISTRKARDYLGTNIGAGPILEACEDLGCFKEAKEKRPVVYQDVVIQHTDYELLQSSDVASFVNSGIDTVKCLMGPLGDQKMAEIELFKTQRLDNFWPSSQALTFNAGNPVWGLDWCPTSERFTAEHNYSQYLAISTIPPTSKESAGALSSASSKSAVQIWRFGPSKTPTDKTDLGEASCALVLCLDVPPARLLKWCPLPTNDEDKPTSGTVRKLGILGGLFGDGTVGIYKIPDPEDFKTESGPAYVRLTRPLVHLALPDARFTYMDWGNSEVVAMGCSNGHIIAYNLKSCIQGTPDPQGLSILPTHYTYVHQSRVQSVKWIRLPTEPDEDPHMVVSGGFDGHIYVTDLRHPGGMPVSMYRCRDVIQAVAFSAYGAGIISNEHENMIKYTGLHPLVLGRGHNVTESRGPIWDIATSDLHPQVAVASSDGTLTIANLLKYARKGSAMPSFIHTAYRMDFNRHTSELRMLDMLVPRDHKDYRHLSKTRGVPQGLAPTDATASQRATAERERDGFGTWEPVIGEFTCISPPFVERQFCPTSPITPNAINKQPRVGIHCAAWQPSRLAQAGVLASGTASGLVRIDILCEQVFNLRPQRGEGADDDDEEDDADEADDG, from the exons ATGTCGAGGAGGTCTGCCAGAAAAACCAATAAAGTCTCATACACAGAACTGGTAGAAGAGCAACCCGAATCGTCGACCCGTTCAAGGACCGGGAACCAAG CTTTGACATCAAATGGACGTGAATCGGATAATAATACCAACACCGGCGCGGATGGGGAGACAACAAGCTCGGGGCCGCCTTACCATAATGCCAACCTAGTCCAAACCGCAGGTGTCCAGCGAACCGTAGAGCCAGAAGCGAATTCCGAAATTATACCAAAAAACTTCACAACTAAAACCAGGCATGTTCCCCGTTCGGTTGCTCGCGAAGCAAATGCGCGCACCAGACCTTGCCCAGCATTCTTTCCAGACCCTGCAGTTCGCCTTGCTCCTGGGTATACTAAAACCCACGGGCTATTTGAAGAGCAAATTTTGGTTCAAGAGACCGGGGAACGGGATGTAATTAGCACGAGAAAGGCTCGGGATTATTTGGGGACGAACATAGGGGCTGGACCCATATTGGAGGCCTGTGAAGACTTGGGGTGCTTCaaagaggccaaggagaagcgACCTGTAGTCTATCAAGATGTTGTTATTCAACATACGGATTATGAACTCTTACAATCGAG CGACGTAGCTTCCTTCGTTAACAGCGGAATAGACACGGTGAAATGCTTGATGGGACCACTCGGAGATCAAAAGATGGCCGAAATAGAACTGTTCAAGACACAAAGGCTGG ACAATTTTTGGCCCAGCAGCCAGGCGTTGACGTTCAACGCAGGTAATCCTGTCTGGGGGCTAGACTGGTGTCCTACATCGGAAAGGTTTACAGCTG AACATAATTACTCACAATACCTTGCGATCTCAACCATTCCACCGACGTCAAAGGAATCTGCGGGCGCTTTGTCTTCCGCTTCTTCAAAAAGCGCCGTTCAGATATGGCGCTTCGGGCCAAGCAAGACGCCAACGGACAAGACAGACTTAGGAGAGGCGTCTTGCGCCTTGGTGCTTTGCCTGGATGTACCACCAGCAAGATTGCTCAAATGGTGTCCATTGCCTACAAACGACGAGGATAAG CCTACCAGCGGTACCGTGCGAAAACTTGGCATTTTGGGTGGCCTTTTTGGAGACGGTACTGTTGGGATATATAAAATCCCTGATCCAGAAGATTTTAAAACCGAGAGTGGGCCTGCGTATG TTCGATTAACAAGACCACTGGTACATCTTGCGCTCCCTGACGCACGTTTTACGTACATGGACTGGGGAAATAGCGAGGTTGTGGCTATGGGATGCTCAAATG GTCATATCATTGCATACAATCTCAAATCTTGTATCCAAGGAACACCTGACCCGCAAG GACTCTCTATCCTACCTACGCATTATACCTACGTACATCAATCGCGGGTCCAGTCGGTGAAATGGATTCGGCTTCCTACTGAGCCCGATGAAGACCCACACATGGTTGTTTCGGGTGGATTTGACGGGCACATATACGTGACTGACCTCCGCCATCCTGGCGGAATGCCTGTCAGTATGTACCGATGCCGAG ATGTCATCCAGGCTGTAGCTTTCAGCGCGTATGGCGCAGGAATCATCTCAAACGAACACGAAAACATGATCAAGTACACAGGGCTCCATCCACTCGTACTCGGTCGCGGACACAATGTGACTGAGTCCCGAGGGCCCATCTGG GACATCGCAACATCTGATTTGCATCCCCAAGTCGCGGTCGCGAGTTCGGACGGTACCCTCACTATTGCCAATCTACTGAAATATGCTAGAAAGGGGTCGGCGATG CCGTCTTTTATTCATACTGCCTATCGAATGGACTTCAATCGCCATACAAGCGAACTTCGGATGCTGGACATGTTAGTTCCTCGT GACCACAAGGATTATCGTCATCTGAGTAAGACTCGGGGAGTTCCGCAGGGGCTAGCGCCCACTGATGCAACTGCGAGCCAACGTGCAACGGCAGAGCGCGAGCGAGACGGATTTGGAACTTGGGAGCCTGTGATTGGTGAGTTTACATGCATCAGTCCCCCTTTTGTCGAGAGGCAATTTTGCCCTACTTCACCGATTACTCCCAATGCCATTAATAAACAACCACGCGTAGGTATTCATTGTGCAGCATGGCAGCCCAGTCGCCTTGCTCAGGCAGGTGTCTTGGCCTCTGGGACGGCATCGGGACTCGTTCGAATCGATATCTTATGCGAGCAAGtattcaatttgagaccacAAAGAGGGGAAGGTGCCGACGATGATGACGAAGAGGACGACGCGGATGAAGCCGATGACGGTTGA
- a CDS encoding phytanoyl-CoA dioxygenase, producing MAAYKPLSTLSQDQKDAYARDGYVFISGLIDENELPAFREACDRVVAKTRAGEWPHRRIVGKQFPPFVGDEPDSWGVQHIMHPDLHEPIFVRWYGSEALVGAATSLLRCKEEDVQMGEPSHSMFILGLFVIKIDVLHLICHISSSKNYSIFSLIRIDTHLRCDGIEMIPETATLEEEIAALKTNFYGVQWNTALYDDACLFVVPGSHREPRTPEQRLLSSTQEAPEDPMDMPGAICVKLKAGDTRATLHANMGDIRGGNRRARMILQHQVDWVRGDAFASTLKPEGSPNEDKVATRLKGMRDRLLAMADSVNFQQLGYSQQG from the exons ATGGCCGCATACAAACCGCTTTCGACACTCTCACAGGATCAGAAAGACGCATATGCCCGAGATGGATACGTGTTTATCTCTGGACTTATCGATGAGAACGAGCTCCCCGCGTTTCGGGAGGCATGTGATCGCGTGGTGGCCAAAACTCGGGCGGGAGAATGGCCACATCGACGTATCGTGGGGAAACAGTTTCCCCCATTTGTTGGGGATGAACCCGACTCGTGGGGAGTGCAGCATATCATGCATCCAGACCTCCATGAACCCATATTCGTGCGATGGTACGGGTCCGAGGCACTCGTTGGGGCCGCGACCTCGCTCTTGAGGTGTAAGGAAGAAGATGTCCAAATGGGTGAGCCTAGCCACTCGATGTTCATTCTGGGGTTGTTTGTCATAAAGATTGACGTTCTCCATCTTATTTGTCATATTTCCTCATCGAAGAATTATTCAATCTTCTCATTAATCCGGATCGACACACATTTGCGTTGCGATGGCATAGAGATGATACCCGAAACGGCAACTCTCGAAGAGGAAATAGCAGCTCTGAAAACCAACTTTTATGGC GTGCAGTGGAACAC CGCACTGTACGATGATGCATGCCTGTTCGTTGTACCAGGGTCCCACCGCGAGCCCAGAACGCCGGAACAGAGGCTGCTATCATCGACACAAGAGGCTCCTGAAGATCCTATGGACATGCCTGGAGCAATTTGTGTCAAACTTAAAG CCGGAGATACG CGAGCCACACTCCATGCCAATATGGGTGACATCCGAGGCGGCAACCGACGGGCCCGAATGATTTTACAGCACCAGGTGGACTGGGTCCGAGGCGATGCGTTTGCGTCCACGCTGAAGCCCGAGGGTTCTCCAAATGAAGACAAGGTGGCAACACGATTGAAGGGAATGCGAGATAGGTTACTTGCCATGGCTGATTCGGTTAACTTCCAACAGCTAGGATACTCTCAACAAGGATAA